Proteins encoded in a region of the Altererythrobacter ishigakiensis genome:
- the argH gene encoding argininosuccinate lyase: MSGNRKDTGQSSNQMWGGRFAEGPSAIMREINASIPFDKALWRQDIAASKAHVAMLGATRIISAEDMQTISDGLDLVAAEYERDGVPEDWDLEDIHMTVEARLTELIGPVAGRLHTARSRNDQVATDFRLWVRDTIDEFDAALDQLQLALLAQAETHADSIMPGFTHLQTAQPVTLGHHLMAYFEMIERDRDRFNDARTRLSMCPLGSAALAGTGFPIDRDATAKSLGFAAPTRNSLDAVSDRDFALDFLTAASQCALHLSRLAEEFIIWASQPFGFVRLPDSLSTGSSIMPQKKNPDAAELVRGHAGRIIGCATSLMITMKGLPLAYSKDMQDDKPPVFEAAGLLALSIAAMTGMVADSAFKTDRMREAAELGYATATDLADWLVREAGIPFREAHHITGAAVKRAEADSVALDQLSLDALQEIDNRIDERVFEALSVDASVASRNSYGGTAPDQVRLQIAAAKKRMGIEQ; this comes from the coding sequence ATGAGCGGCAATCGTAAAGACACGGGGCAAAGCTCCAATCAGATGTGGGGCGGAAGGTTCGCTGAAGGACCTAGTGCGATCATGCGCGAAATCAATGCTTCGATACCTTTCGACAAGGCATTGTGGCGTCAGGATATCGCCGCATCAAAGGCTCACGTCGCGATGCTGGGCGCGACTCGGATCATTTCCGCAGAAGATATGCAAACCATCTCCGATGGCTTGGATCTAGTAGCAGCGGAATACGAACGCGATGGCGTGCCTGAGGATTGGGACCTTGAAGACATCCACATGACGGTGGAAGCGCGGCTGACCGAGCTGATCGGCCCGGTCGCGGGGCGCCTTCACACCGCGCGCAGCCGGAATGATCAGGTGGCGACCGACTTCCGCCTATGGGTGCGCGACACGATCGACGAATTCGACGCGGCCCTGGACCAGCTGCAACTGGCCTTGCTGGCGCAGGCAGAGACACACGCTGACAGCATTATGCCCGGCTTCACTCACCTTCAAACCGCACAGCCGGTAACATTGGGCCATCACCTGATGGCGTACTTCGAGATGATTGAACGCGACCGGGATCGCTTCAATGATGCGCGCACGCGCCTCAGTATGTGCCCACTGGGCAGTGCCGCCCTCGCTGGCACAGGTTTTCCCATTGACCGTGACGCGACTGCCAAATCGCTCGGCTTTGCCGCGCCCACGCGCAATAGCCTGGACGCCGTATCTGATCGCGACTTCGCACTAGATTTCCTCACCGCTGCAAGCCAATGCGCGCTTCACCTTTCGCGACTAGCCGAAGAGTTCATTATCTGGGCAAGCCAACCCTTCGGCTTTGTCCGCTTGCCTGACAGCCTTTCGACCGGCAGCTCAATCATGCCGCAAAAGAAGAATCCTGACGCGGCGGAGCTCGTGCGCGGGCATGCTGGCCGGATCATTGGCTGCGCGACGTCATTGATGATCACAATGAAGGGCCTGCCCCTCGCTTACTCCAAGGATATGCAGGACGATAAGCCTCCCGTGTTCGAGGCTGCGGGTCTGTTAGCGCTCAGCATTGCCGCAATGACAGGAATGGTTGCTGACAGCGCATTCAAGACTGACCGTATGCGTGAAGCGGCGGAGCTGGGATATGCGACTGCAACCGACCTTGCCGACTGGCTAGTTCGAGAAGCCGGCATCCCCTTCCGCGAGGCGCATCACATCACTGGTGCTGCGGTGAAGCGTGCAGAGGCCGACAGCGTTGCCCTCGACCAATTGTCGCTGGATGCGCTTCAGGAAATCGACAACCGGATTGACGAACGCGTGTTCGAAGCGCTGTCGGTCGATGCATCGGTCGCGTCGCGTAACTCATATGGTGGCACCGCCCCCGATCAGGTAAGACTGCAGATCGCCGCAGCAAAAAAGCGTATGGGGATCGAACAATGA
- the serA gene encoding phosphoglycerate dehydrogenase, producing the protein MTKPKVLISDKMDPNAARIFEERGCDVDVITGESPEELKARIGEYHGLAIRSSTTVTKEILDAATNLKVIGRAGIGVDNVDIPYASGKGVVVMNTPFGNSITTAEHAIAMIMALARQIPAANTRTQAGEWPKKDFMGVEVTGKTLGLIGAGNIGSIVASRAQGLKMKVIAYDPFLTEERSIELGIEKVDLDTLLSRADFVSLHTPLTDQTRNILSRERLENAKPGIRIVNCARGGLIDEIALKDCLESGQVAAAALDVFAEEPAKENPLFGAPNFICTPHLGASTTEAQVNVALQVAEQMSDYLVNGGVTNALNMPSLSAEEAPKLKPYMGLAEKLGSLVGQLAHGNLEKISIEREGAAAELNGKPITGAVLAGFMRRYSDTVNMVNAPYLAKERGLEVSEVRQSREGAFNTLIRVTVQTTDGPRSVAGTLFGNDAPRLVEIFGIGIEAELEGHMLYVVNDDKPGFIGRIGTLLGSHGINIGTFNLGRRAAGGEAVLLLSLDDAIPEDVIAQASEIEGVKLVKALEF; encoded by the coding sequence ATGACCAAACCCAAAGTACTCATCTCTGACAAGATGGACCCGAATGCAGCACGCATTTTTGAAGAGCGTGGCTGTGATGTTGATGTGATCACCGGCGAAAGCCCGGAGGAGCTGAAGGCACGCATTGGCGAGTACCATGGCCTTGCGATCCGTTCTTCAACAACTGTGACGAAGGAGATTCTCGATGCGGCGACCAATCTCAAGGTGATTGGCCGTGCCGGGATCGGTGTCGACAATGTCGATATCCCTTATGCTTCGGGCAAGGGCGTAGTCGTGATGAACACGCCATTCGGCAACTCGATCACTACTGCAGAGCATGCCATCGCTATGATCATGGCGCTTGCTCGCCAAATCCCCGCTGCCAACACCCGCACGCAAGCCGGAGAATGGCCGAAGAAAGATTTCATGGGTGTTGAAGTCACCGGTAAGACGCTGGGTCTTATTGGTGCAGGGAACATCGGCTCAATTGTCGCGAGCCGTGCGCAAGGTCTGAAGATGAAGGTTATTGCCTACGACCCGTTCCTGACAGAAGAGCGGTCGATTGAGCTTGGTATTGAAAAGGTTGATCTCGATACCCTGCTGAGCCGAGCCGATTTCGTCAGCTTGCATACGCCTCTGACCGACCAAACGCGCAATATCCTGAGCCGCGAGCGGCTGGAAAATGCTAAACCGGGCATTCGCATTGTCAATTGTGCACGCGGCGGCCTGATCGATGAAATCGCGCTCAAGGATTGCCTCGAGAGCGGGCAGGTAGCGGCGGCTGCGCTTGACGTGTTCGCAGAAGAGCCTGCCAAGGAAAATCCTTTGTTCGGCGCTCCGAACTTCATCTGTACGCCGCATCTGGGCGCATCCACGACTGAAGCGCAGGTCAATGTGGCTCTTCAGGTCGCGGAGCAAATGAGCGATTATCTGGTCAACGGGGGCGTTACCAATGCGCTGAACATGCCCTCGCTCAGTGCGGAAGAAGCACCGAAGCTGAAGCCCTATATGGGCCTTGCCGAAAAACTGGGCTCGCTGGTGGGCCAATTGGCGCACGGCAATCTGGAGAAGATCAGCATCGAGCGCGAAGGCGCGGCTGCTGAGCTGAATGGAAAACCGATAACCGGGGCCGTTCTGGCAGGTTTCATGCGCCGCTATTCTGATACGGTGAACATGGTCAATGCGCCGTACCTGGCGAAGGAGCGCGGGCTGGAAGTCAGTGAAGTGCGTCAATCGCGTGAAGGGGCATTCAACACCCTGATCCGTGTAACTGTGCAGACAACTGATGGGCCACGATCGGTGGCGGGCACGCTGTTTGGCAACGACGCTCCGCGCCTGGTTGAGATCTTCGGTATTGGTATCGAGGCAGAGCTTGAAGGCCACATGCTCTATGTCGTCAACGATGATAAGCCGGGCTTTATTGGTCGTATCGGAACGCTGCTTGGTTCGCACGGTATCAATATCGGCACATTCAATCTGGGTAGACGTGCCGCAGGCGGAGAAGCCGTACTTCTGCTCAGCCTTGATGATGCCATTCCCGAAGATGTCATAGCGCAAGCGAGCGAGATCGAAGGCGTCAAATTGGTCAAAGCGCTGGAATTCTGA
- a CDS encoding adenylosuccinate synthase — translation MANVTVIGAQWGDEGKGKIVDWLASRADAVVRFQGGHNAGHTLVVDGTTYKLSLLPSGIVSGTLSMIGNGVVLDPWALRDEVTKLEGQGVTINDNNLAIADNCPLILPIHRDLDGLREAAAGSGKIGTTGRGIGPAYEDKVGRRAIRVCDLAHLDSLEAQLDRLCAHHDALRAGFDQPPVDRQRLLDDLKEIAPFVMKFAQPVWKRLKKVRKAGAKILFEGAQGVLLDVDHGTYPFVTSSNTVSGTAASGSGLGPGSAGFVLGIVKAYTTRVGSGPFPTELDDDVGQRLGERGHEFGTVTGRQRRCGWFDAVLVRQSCAISGVTGIALTKVDVLDGLETIKICTGYRLNNNVLDYFPSHAGDQASVEPIYEELEGWSESTAGARSWADLPANAIKYIQRVQELIETPVALVSTSPERDDTILVRDPFID, via the coding sequence ATGGCCAATGTAACTGTGATTGGTGCCCAGTGGGGCGATGAGGGGAAGGGCAAGATAGTTGATTGGCTCGCCAGCCGCGCGGACGCTGTGGTCCGGTTTCAAGGCGGCCATAATGCGGGCCATACACTGGTGGTCGATGGTACGACTTATAAGCTCAGCCTTCTGCCATCCGGTATCGTATCCGGCACTCTTAGCATGATTGGCAATGGCGTAGTGCTTGATCCATGGGCGCTTCGTGATGAAGTGACCAAGCTTGAAGGCCAGGGTGTCACTATTAACGATAACAACTTGGCTATTGCGGACAATTGCCCGTTGATCCTGCCGATCCACCGCGACCTCGATGGCTTGCGTGAGGCAGCGGCTGGTTCGGGCAAGATCGGCACCACCGGGCGTGGAATAGGGCCGGCCTATGAAGACAAGGTTGGGCGCCGTGCAATCCGCGTTTGTGACCTTGCGCACCTGGACAGTCTCGAAGCGCAGCTCGACCGACTATGCGCCCATCATGACGCTTTGCGCGCGGGATTCGATCAGCCGCCTGTCGACCGTCAACGTTTACTTGACGACTTGAAAGAGATCGCGCCGTTCGTCATGAAATTCGCGCAGCCGGTGTGGAAGCGCCTAAAGAAAGTACGCAAGGCTGGCGCAAAGATTCTGTTCGAAGGTGCGCAAGGCGTGCTGCTTGATGTAGATCATGGCACTTATCCCTTCGTCACTAGCTCGAACACGGTGAGCGGTACAGCAGCCTCTGGTTCAGGTCTGGGGCCGGGCAGTGCAGGATTTGTTCTCGGGATCGTCAAGGCTTACACCACAAGGGTGGGTAGTGGCCCGTTCCCGACAGAGCTTGATGACGATGTTGGGCAGCGGCTGGGTGAGCGTGGACATGAATTTGGCACCGTAACCGGGCGTCAGCGTCGTTGCGGCTGGTTCGATGCCGTACTGGTACGCCAAAGCTGCGCAATCAGCGGCGTGACCGGAATTGCTCTTACCAAGGTTGATGTTCTGGACGGTCTGGAGACAATCAAAATCTGCACCGGCTATCGCCTCAACAACAATGTGCTTGATTACTTTCCCAGCCACGCGGGCGATCAGGCTTCAGTTGAACCAATCTATGAAGAGCTCGAAGGGTGGAGTGAAAGTACCGCCGGAGCGCGCAGTTGGGCGGACTTGCCCGCCAATGCGATCAAGTACATCCAGCGAGTGCAGGAACTGATCGAAACGCCGGTGGCGTTGGTATCAACTAGCCCCGAACGTGATGACACGATCCTGGTGCGCGACCCATTTATCGATTGA
- a CDS encoding glycosyltransferase family 4 protein has product MKKSDLRIALFSGNYNYTRDGANQALNRLVEYLLRQGAAVRVYAPKVAEPDFPPTGDLVGVPNVRMPVKGRGEYRLPTGLNRRVREDLVKFEPNIVHLSSPDPAGHAALRWAQDYDLPVLASVHTRFETYPRYYGAGFLEPVVEWILRRLYNRCDALVAPSQSMVDTLLEQDMHDDITIWSRGVDRTIFDPSKRDMEWRRSLGLEDDDVAIVFLGRLVMEKGLDVFADTIIELRKRQVPHKVLVIGDGPAKDWFKQALPGGIFAGFQTGSDLGRALASGDIFLNPSITETFGNVTLEAMASGLPVVAAGATGASSLVKPGETGQLVPPGDTAAFAEAIAPYCVDNEHRQAHGKAGEQKSREYSWDAINQVVADTYIRLVEAREELRAADEAKVKAALESA; this is encoded by the coding sequence ATGAAAAAGAGCGATCTTCGCATTGCCCTGTTTAGCGGCAACTACAACTACACACGCGATGGCGCGAACCAGGCGTTGAACCGTTTGGTCGAATATCTGCTGCGCCAGGGCGCGGCCGTGCGGGTATACGCCCCAAAGGTGGCTGAGCCGGATTTTCCACCTACCGGCGATCTTGTTGGCGTGCCTAACGTTCGCATGCCGGTAAAGGGCAGAGGTGAATACCGTTTGCCAACCGGGTTAAACCGCAGGGTCAGGGAGGATCTGGTCAAGTTCGAACCGAACATTGTGCATCTATCATCACCTGATCCGGCTGGCCACGCGGCGCTCCGTTGGGCGCAAGACTATGATTTGCCTGTGCTCGCATCCGTCCATACGCGGTTCGAGACCTATCCGCGCTACTATGGCGCCGGTTTTCTGGAGCCTGTTGTAGAGTGGATCCTGCGACGGCTCTATAACCGTTGCGATGCACTGGTGGCGCCTTCGCAAAGCATGGTCGACACCCTGTTAGAGCAGGATATGCACGACGACATCACGATCTGGTCACGTGGCGTAGATCGAACAATCTTTGACCCCTCCAAGCGCGATATGGAGTGGCGACGGTCGTTAGGGCTAGAAGACGATGACGTGGCTATCGTTTTCCTCGGCCGCCTGGTGATGGAGAAGGGGCTGGACGTCTTCGCCGACACGATCATTGAGCTACGCAAACGACAGGTCCCGCACAAAGTGCTCGTCATCGGCGATGGTCCAGCCAAGGATTGGTTCAAACAAGCGTTGCCCGGGGGGATTTTTGCCGGGTTCCAAACCGGTTCCGATCTTGGACGCGCACTCGCGAGCGGAGATATCTTCCTCAATCCCTCGATTACAGAGACATTCGGTAACGTAACGCTTGAGGCAATGGCCAGCGGTTTGCCCGTCGTGGCAGCGGGCGCAACAGGCGCATCGTCGCTGGTCAAACCGGGCGAGACTGGCCAGTTGGTTCCTCCGGGCGATACTGCTGCTTTTGCTGAGGCAATTGCACCCTATTGCGTCGACAATGAGCACCGCCAAGCCCATGGAAAAGCAGGCGAACAGAAATCACGTGAATACAGTTGGGATGCAATCAATCAGGTCGTCGCAGATACCTACATCCGCCTCGTCGAGGCACGCGAGGAACTGCGAGCCGCCGACGAAGCGAAGGTTAAAGCTGCGCTGGAATCAGCGTAG
- a CDS encoding DUF6768 family protein, protein MSTIDERISGALSEDDRAFLASLDEERGLFTQIGDTLTGPLGGWSKLIFVIAIVVGLTMVYAAYRFFTSPGGEDLLFWGLVSLGALMMQGFIKEWFYNRMNMIAVLRELKRLQVQVAMLREVAD, encoded by the coding sequence ATGAGCACCATAGATGAACGCATCAGCGGCGCACTGAGCGAAGACGACCGCGCTTTTCTAGCGTCGCTGGACGAAGAGCGCGGACTTTTTACGCAGATTGGCGATACATTGACTGGTCCACTGGGTGGATGGTCAAAGCTGATTTTCGTGATTGCCATCGTCGTTGGATTGACGATGGTCTATGCAGCCTATCGGTTCTTCACATCGCCCGGCGGGGAGGATCTGCTGTTCTGGGGCCTAGTCTCCCTCGGTGCCTTGATGATGCAGGGATTTATCAAGGAATGGTTTTATAACCGAATGAATATGATCGCCGTGCTGCGCGAGCTAAAGCGCCTGCAAGTTCAGGTCGCTATGTTAAGAGAAGTCGCCGACTAA
- a CDS encoding ATP phosphoribosyltransferase regulatory subunit: MTNPDDLLPEGLEDKLPQEAEAITRAMRASLDVLTGHGYDRVRPPMVEFERSLAGRMDGVQPRRMFRFVDPVSLRTLALRCDITPQIGRIAATSMAGAPRPLRLAYCGETALIKADQLAPARQRIQLGAELIGADTVAAAGEIVVLAIEALAAAGLTGISVDFTLPDLVDTLSESALPLSPEQVDDVRRELDMKDAGGLRAAGAEAYLPLLYATGPLVEALEKLRAIDAGGALASRITGLEAIAALVGDTARVTLDPTERHGFEYQSWFGFTLYADGIRGSLGRGGTYNIGGSAEAATGFTIYADQLAEATSSLEPRPLVYLAEGYDKSKAVQLRAKGYRTIAQIGDGEDALALGCTYCLNGSELSEL; this comes from the coding sequence ATGACGAATCCAGACGATCTGCTGCCTGAGGGCCTAGAGGATAAGCTGCCACAAGAGGCGGAAGCGATCACTCGCGCGATGCGCGCATCTTTGGATGTGCTCACCGGTCATGGCTATGATCGCGTCCGGCCTCCCATGGTTGAATTTGAAAGGTCACTCGCTGGACGCATGGATGGCGTTCAACCGCGGAGGATGTTCCGCTTTGTTGATCCAGTGAGCCTCCGCACACTCGCGCTGCGCTGCGATATAACTCCGCAGATTGGCCGAATTGCGGCTACGAGCATGGCAGGTGCGCCGCGGCCTTTGCGGCTTGCCTATTGCGGTGAAACGGCTTTGATAAAGGCAGACCAGCTTGCGCCTGCCCGCCAACGCATACAGTTGGGGGCGGAATTGATTGGCGCGGACACCGTGGCTGCAGCCGGGGAAATCGTGGTGCTTGCTATTGAAGCGCTAGCCGCTGCAGGATTGACCGGTATCTCTGTCGATTTCACGCTGCCCGATCTGGTAGACACGCTGTCAGAGAGCGCTCTACCGCTCTCGCCGGAGCAAGTTGATGATGTCCGTCGCGAACTTGATATGAAGGATGCTGGCGGTCTTCGCGCCGCGGGCGCCGAAGCGTATCTGCCGCTCCTCTATGCTACCGGACCATTGGTTGAAGCACTGGAAAAACTGCGCGCGATTGATGCCGGAGGCGCTCTGGCCAGCCGGATAACAGGGCTGGAGGCGATTGCTGCCCTGGTCGGCGATACTGCGCGGGTCACACTGGACCCAACCGAGCGGCACGGCTTCGAATACCAGAGCTGGTTTGGATTCACGTTATATGCTGATGGCATTCGTGGCTCATTGGGTCGCGGCGGCACTTACAATATTGGGGGAAGCGCCGAAGCTGCGACCGGATTCACGATCTATGCCGATCAGCTGGCAGAGGCGACCAGTTCGCTTGAACCCAGACCTTTGGTTTACCTTGCCGAGGGGTATGACAAATCCAAGGCGGTGCAGCTTCGCGCCAAGGGCTATCGGACTATCGCCCAAATCGGCGATGGCGAGGACGCCTTAGCGCTTGGCTGTACCTACTGCTTGAACGGCAGCGAGCTTTCTGAACTCTAG
- a CDS encoding RNA polymerase sigma factor, producing the protein MTRKCSLAAETSAGLYDQLLVTLAKNGDRKAADLLVRRWHPRLVRTARRYTGDAGLAEQLAQECWIGILRGLFGLRDPSRFAPWAFTIMRKKGADMIRTSILEAERHHEPMDSSQAAQQEDRVAIAQAFAALPTDQRLAAHLHFVEGLTLNEIAAVQGVPPGTAKTRIFHARRKLKAALGEQAGTPTSKET; encoded by the coding sequence ATGACACGAAAATGCTCCTTGGCCGCCGAAACGTCCGCTGGACTCTATGACCAGCTGCTCGTTACTTTGGCGAAGAACGGAGATCGGAAGGCAGCCGATTTGCTGGTGCGCCGTTGGCACCCGCGCCTGGTGCGCACGGCCAGGCGATACACTGGAGATGCCGGGCTTGCAGAGCAGCTCGCGCAGGAGTGTTGGATCGGCATCTTGCGTGGTCTGTTTGGACTACGCGATCCGTCAAGATTCGCCCCATGGGCTTTCACAATCATGCGAAAGAAAGGGGCGGATATGATCCGGACATCGATTCTGGAGGCAGAGCGGCACCATGAACCAATGGACAGCTCTCAAGCCGCCCAACAGGAGGATCGCGTGGCCATTGCGCAAGCATTTGCTGCATTGCCGACAGATCAACGACTGGCTGCGCATCTACACTTTGTCGAAGGGCTGACGCTAAACGAGATCGCCGCAGTTCAAGGCGTACCGCCAGGCACCGCCAAGACCCGTATCTTCCACGCCCGCCGCAAGCTGAAAGCAGCGCTAGGCGAGCAAGCGGGCACACCAACTAGTAAGGAGACCTGA
- a CDS encoding precorrin-2 dehydrogenase/sirohydrochlorin ferrochelatase family protein codes for MINSLPLFHRIKGQKVLVLGDGNAAEPKKRLVQRAGGIIEDDMQRAIDEGLRLAFVAYDDPSACKNAAINLRCAGMLVNVVDMPDLCDFITPSILDRDPVLIAVGTGGASAGLAKHVRLRLERILPQSLGRLAKALFNARERLREKFPEGAERRRAIDDALCEGGALDPFETGSADRVEKWLSDKLDDNTKLVEHITLTSTDPEDLTLRQARLLGVADVIVLVGDIPVPILARARADAKQIDAASFTSPEPGTKVVRLIAVNPAT; via the coding sequence ATGATAAATTCGCTTCCACTATTCCATCGGATAAAAGGCCAGAAGGTTTTGGTATTGGGAGATGGAAATGCTGCGGAGCCCAAAAAGCGGCTCGTTCAGAGAGCCGGCGGCATAATTGAAGACGACATGCAGCGCGCAATCGACGAAGGATTGAGATTGGCTTTCGTTGCCTATGATGATCCGAGCGCGTGCAAAAATGCGGCGATCAATCTGCGTTGTGCCGGCATGTTAGTGAACGTGGTCGACATGCCTGACCTATGCGACTTTATCACTCCCAGTATTCTCGATCGCGATCCGGTTCTGATTGCTGTTGGAACGGGTGGAGCATCAGCGGGGCTCGCCAAACATGTGCGACTACGGCTCGAACGGATCTTGCCGCAGTCACTTGGTAGGCTGGCCAAGGCCCTGTTCAACGCACGTGAGAGGCTGCGCGAAAAATTTCCGGAAGGCGCAGAAAGGCGGCGAGCGATCGATGACGCATTGTGCGAAGGAGGCGCGCTCGACCCTTTCGAGACCGGCAGCGCGGACAGGGTTGAGAAGTGGCTGAGCGATAAACTTGACGACAATACCAAGCTTGTCGAGCACATCACGCTTACAAGCACAGACCCTGAGGATTTGACGCTGCGCCAGGCACGGCTGCTGGGTGTTGCGGACGTGATCGTGCTTGTCGGCGACATACCTGTCCCCATCCTTGCTCGCGCGCGTGCCGACGCAAAGCAAATAGATGCTGCCTCCTTCACGAGCCCCGAACCGGGAACAAAGGTCGTCAGATTGATCGCAGTCAATCCTGCTACCTAA
- a CDS encoding phosphoserine transaminase codes for MTELSVPVRKPARPHFSSGPCAKPPGWSPDKISTESLGRSHRSKIGKSRLKYCIDLLREVLQVPDTHRIGIVPGSDTGAVEMAMWTMLGARPVTTLAWESFGAGWVTDAVKQLKIDPSVMEAPYGELPDLGAVDWSNDVIFTWNGTTSGVRVPNGDWIAADREGLSIADATSAVFAQDIAWDKVDVLTFSWQKVLGGEGAHGVLILGPRAVERLESYTPAWPLPKVFRLTKGGKLIEGVFVGETINTPSMLAVEDAIFALEWAKSVGGLEGMIARANANAAALNGIVEERDWLGHLAADPATRSNTSVCLTVEGADTDFIKKFAGLLEAEDAAYDIAGYRDAPAGLRIWCGATVDTADIEALGPWLDWAWESLKA; via the coding sequence ATGACTGAACTAAGCGTACCCGTGCGGAAACCCGCGCGCCCACATTTCTCTTCTGGTCCCTGCGCAAAGCCGCCGGGCTGGTCTCCAGACAAAATTTCCACCGAGTCCCTTGGGCGATCGCATCGCTCCAAGATTGGCAAATCGCGCCTGAAATATTGCATCGATCTTCTTCGCGAGGTGCTGCAAGTGCCGGACACGCATCGGATCGGTATTGTGCCCGGCTCAGACACGGGTGCTGTTGAAATGGCGATGTGGACTATGCTTGGTGCACGCCCTGTTACGACGCTGGCCTGGGAAAGCTTTGGCGCGGGTTGGGTGACCGACGCAGTCAAGCAACTAAAGATCGACCCCTCGGTAATGGAAGCGCCCTATGGCGAGTTGCCGGATCTTGGCGCAGTTGATTGGTCGAATGATGTTATCTTCACTTGGAATGGCACGACCTCTGGCGTGCGCGTTCCGAATGGCGATTGGATCGCCGCCGACCGCGAAGGCTTGAGCATTGCAGATGCGACCAGCGCTGTTTTCGCGCAGGACATTGCCTGGGACAAAGTCGATGTGCTGACTTTCAGCTGGCAGAAAGTACTGGGTGGGGAGGGCGCGCATGGCGTTCTCATCCTGGGCCCGCGCGCGGTTGAGCGGCTGGAGAGCTACACACCCGCATGGCCGCTGCCCAAGGTCTTCCGCCTCACGAAGGGCGGAAAGTTGATCGAGGGGGTTTTCGTTGGTGAAACTATCAACACACCCAGCATGTTGGCGGTTGAAGACGCGATTTTCGCGCTTGAATGGGCAAAGTCGGTTGGCGGGCTTGAGGGCATGATTGCCCGCGCAAATGCGAACGCCGCTGCGCTCAATGGTATCGTGGAGGAGCGGGATTGGCTTGGCCATCTCGCGGCTGATCCGGCAACACGTTCAAACACCAGCGTATGCCTGACGGTTGAGGGCGCAGATACGGACTTTATCAAGAAGTTTGCTGGTCTGCTCGAAGCGGAAGATGCGGCCTATGACATCGCCGGATACCGTGATGCACCGGCTGGCCTTCGCATTTGGTGCGGAGCAACCGTTGATACGGCTGACATTGAAGCGCTTGGCCCTTGGCTCGATTGGGCCTGGGAAAGCCTCAAAGCCTGA
- the lysA gene encoding diaminopimelate decarboxylase, with the protein MDHFSIIDGVLHAEDVALPKIAQAIGTPVYVYSQATLERHARVFREALDDVPDKLIAFAVKSNPNLAVLKVLQSQGYGADVVSVGEMRRALAAGIAPDMIVFSGVGKTRREMIEALEAGIGQFNIESEEEGLELAEIAEGMGLTADCTLRINPDVDAGTHDKISTGKADNKFGVPIDQAGQIFGRLAERSGVNLRGVAVHIGSQLADIAPLERAFTKLGGLVNALRGAGHTITHVDLGGGLGVPYRKGEILPSPAEYGEMVARVTKDWGVKLIFEPGRVIAGNAGVLLTEVVRVKRGLNNPFVIVDAAMNDLARPALYGAYHHFEAVRPSGESMTANIVGPICETGDTFAMGRECDKVEGGDLAVFRTAGAYGATMASSYNSRGFVAEVLVDKDQFAVVAERVDPDSFIDAERVPGWL; encoded by the coding sequence ATGGACCATTTCTCTATCATAGACGGCGTACTCCACGCCGAAGACGTGGCTCTGCCAAAGATCGCACAAGCGATAGGCACGCCAGTTTACGTATACTCGCAAGCTACATTGGAACGACACGCGCGCGTTTTTCGTGAAGCATTGGACGACGTGCCAGACAAGCTGATCGCCTTTGCGGTCAAGTCGAACCCGAACCTTGCTGTTCTTAAGGTACTTCAGAGTCAGGGCTATGGTGCTGACGTTGTGTCCGTGGGCGAAATGCGCCGGGCACTCGCCGCGGGCATTGCACCAGACATGATTGTCTTTTCGGGTGTCGGCAAAACGCGGCGCGAAATGATTGAGGCGCTCGAAGCCGGCATCGGTCAATTCAACATCGAGAGCGAAGAAGAAGGCCTCGAACTGGCAGAGATTGCCGAGGGTATGGGGCTGACAGCGGATTGCACGCTTCGGATCAATCCGGACGTTGACGCAGGAACGCATGACAAGATCTCGACGGGCAAGGCCGATAACAAATTTGGGGTGCCGATTGATCAGGCTGGCCAGATTTTCGGGAGATTGGCAGAACGAAGCGGCGTAAACCTTCGTGGTGTCGCCGTGCACATCGGCAGCCAGCTTGCCGACATTGCTCCGCTGGAGCGCGCCTTCACGAAATTGGGTGGTTTGGTCAACGCGCTGCGCGGCGCGGGACACACAATCACCCATGTCGACTTGGGCGGCGGGCTTGGTGTGCCCTACCGCAAGGGCGAAATCCTGCCGAGCCCAGCTGAATACGGCGAAATGGTCGCCCGCGTTACCAAAGACTGGGGCGTCAAACTGATATTCGAGCCAGGCCGCGTTATCGCCGGGAATGCCGGCGTGCTGCTGACTGAAGTCGTCCGGGTGAAGCGCGGGCTCAACAATCCCTTCGTTATTGTCGATGCTGCGATGAATGACCTGGCCCGGCCCGCTTTATATGGTGCCTACCACCATTTCGAAGCGGTCAGGCCAAGCGGTGAGAGCATGACAGCGAACATCGTTGGACCGATCTGTGAGACCGGCGACACCTTTGCCATGGGCCGCGAATGTGACAAGGTTGAAGGAGGCGACCTGGCTGTCTTCCGTACCGCAGGGGCCTATGGTGCGACCATGGCCAGCTCTTACAATTCTCGAGGATTTGTGGCCGAAGTATTGGTCGACAAAGACCAATTCGCAGTTGTGGCAGAGCGCGTTGACCCCGATTCATTCATCGATGCAGAGCGTGTGCCGGGCTGGCTATAA